Proteins from a single region of Hermetia illucens chromosome 3, iHerIll2.2.curated.20191125, whole genome shotgun sequence:
- the LOC119652022 gene encoding uncharacterized protein LOC119652022 encodes MYDGISKLELPEGAIVISFANDAGMTIVALDIEEMELRTNEAIIEIRSGVATLLGKMFTNKRIRNIVPFRGEPGTLVSFIGTIDGVVSEFGGRENEVYNIVYNEKITGAAKDFLAADFPVSWELCKQRLRSHFRPAKEWAVISKEITNIKAILLLILMTTTTQAGLLTTSIDEQWGYLKLKVKTVQIVNETNTILHVINPEEILKTIVEIRVNLKHLDFENRNIIDREIDTVVAKTKSIMPYRNI; translated from the exons ATGTATGACGGTATTTCGAAGTTGGAACTGCCCGAAGGAGCGATAGTTATTAGTTTTGCAAACGACGCCGGAATGACTATCGTGGCCTTAGATATTGAAGAAATGGAGCTTcgcacaaacgaggcaattatTGAAATCAGATCCGGGGTTGCTACATTGTTGGGAAAAATGTTTACGAAT AAGCGAATTCGTAATATCGTACCATTTCGAGGTGAACCGGGAACATTAGTTTCGTTCATCGGCACTATCGACGGAGTAGTTAGTGAATTCGGAGGCAGGGAGAACGAGGTGTACAACATAGTGTACAATGAAAAAATAACGGGAGCTGCAAAGGATTTTCTTGCAGCAGATTTTCCAGTTTCATGGGAGTTGTGTAAGCAGCGGTTAAGATCGCATTTTCGACCAGCAAAGGAGTGGGCAGTGATATCTAAGGAGATTACAAATATCAAG GCCATACTACTACTAATACTCATGACAACAACAACTCAAGCAGGATTATTAACGACATCAATCGATGAACAATGGggatatttgaaattgaaagttaAAACCGTTCAAATTGTCAACGAGACTAACACTATTTTGCATGTAATCAATCcagaagaaattttaaaaacaatagTTGAAATAAGAGTAAATTTGAAACATTTAGATTTTGAAAACAGAAATATAATTGATAGAGAAATTGATACGGTAGTTGCTAAAACAAAATCAATTATGCCATATCGG aatatttaa